The genomic segment CGGAGTGCGGGTAGTCGCACTCCCAGGCGATGATGTCGATGCCGATGTCGTGGCGCACCTTGAGGGCCACCGGGTCGGTCACGTAACAGGCCAGCGAGTGCTCACGGAACACCTCGCTGGGCAGCTTGCCGCCGAAGTCACGGCGCAGCCACTTCTGGTTGGTGTAGTGGCGGTCGCAGCGGCTCAGGTAGAACGGGATCCAGCCGATCCCGGCCTCCGACCAGGCGATCTTCAGCGCCGGGTAGTCCCGCATCGCGGGGCCCCACAGCAGGTCCTGGGCGGCGAGGGTGGAGACCTGCGTCGCCAGGATGATGAAGTTGTCGATCGGGGCGTCGGAGGGCTGCTTGAGCGCGCCGAAGCCCTGCCCGATGTGCAGACACATGACCGTGCCGGTCTCGGCCAGGGCCGCGAACACCGGGCCCCAGTGGTCGAGGTCGTGGTAGCTGGGCAGGCCCTCGATGTGCGGCAGCTCGGGCATCGAGACCGCCGGGCAGCCCTTCGCCGAGATCCGCCGGATCTCGGCGACCATCAGCTGCGTGTCCCAGGTGGGCAGCAGCGCGAGCGGGATGAACCGGCCCGGGTAGGCCGCCGCCCATTCGTCGATGTGCCAGTCGTTGTACGCCTGGACCATCACGTGGGCGAGCTCGTTGCGGCCACGGCCGAGGTTGCCGGCGCTGAACCCGGGGAAGGTCGGGAAGCACATCGACCCGAAGATCCCGTTGCGGTCCATGTCGCGGACCCGCTCATGGATGTCGTACGCGCCCGGGCGCATCTCCGGGTAGCCGGCGGGGTCGAGGCCCCACTCCTCCGCCGGCCACGACACGACCGCGTTGAGCGACAGTGTGCCGGTGCGGTTGCCGTTGAACTCCCAGGACTGGAAGCCCTCCTCGGTCGTCACGACCTTGGGCGCCTGGTCGGCCCACTTCGCCGGCACGTGCCGGACGAACATGTCGGGTGGCTCGACGACGTGGTCGTCGATGCTCACCAACACCATGTCCTCGGTCTTCATCAGGACGCTCCCCTCACGCCCGCCGCTCCCGGTGCCGCCGCGTCCCGCAGCAGCTGGCGGGCGATGACGAGCTGCTGGATCTGACTGGTTCCCTCGTAGATGCGGAACAATCGCGCGTCCCGGTAGAACCGTTCTACCGGAACTCCGCGCATGTAGCCCGCGCCGCCGTGGATCTGCACCGCGCGGTCGGCGATGCGCCCGACCGCCTCCGAGGCGAAGTACTTCGCGCAGGACGGGCCGATCCGCGTGTCGCTGCCGTCGTCGAAGGCGGCGGCGGTCTGCGTCACCAGGGCCCGGGCGGCGTACAGGTCGGTGGCCGAGTCGGCGAGCAGCCCCTGGATGAGCTGGTAGGCGCCGATGACCTGCCCGCCCTGCGACCGGCTGGCCGCGTAGGCGACGGATTCGTCGACGAGGCGCTGCGCCATGCCGACGCACAGCGCGGCGATGTGGATCCGACCGTGCGCGAGGCAGCGCATCGCCGTGCGGTAGCCGCGGCCTTCCCCGGCCTCGCCACCGACGAGGGTTTCCGACCCGACCCGGACGTCGTCGAAGTGGACGTCGGCCGTCAGCGACCCGGCCTGGCCCATCTTGACGTCCTTGGGTGCCACGCTCACCCCGGGGGTGGCGCGTTCGACCATGAAGACGCTGATGCCGTCGCCGCCGGTCGCCGCCGGGTCGGTGCGGGCGAAGACCATCAGGACATCGGCGCTCGGCGCGTTGGTGATGTACCGCTTGGAGCCGTTGATGACCCAGCCGTCGTCCTTGCGCACGGCGGTGGTGGCCAGGCCCGCCGGGTCGGAGCCGGCGCCCTCCTCGGTGAGCGCGAAGGACGCCGTCCACTCCCCGGAGGCGATCTTCGGCAGGTAGGTCTGCTTCTGCTCCTCGGTGGCGCCTTCCAGCAGGACGTGCCCGGCGATGCCGTTGTTCGTCCCGAACATCGACCGGAACGACGGCGTGGTGTACCCGAGCTCGGCGACGAGGCGGACCTCCTCGCTCATCGACAGGCCCAGGCCCCCGTACTCCGCCGGGATGGCGAAGCCGAACAGGCCCATCCGCGCCGCCTCGGCCCGCAGCTCGGCCGGGATGGCGTCGGTCTGTTCGATCTCGGCCTCGGCGGGCACCACCCGCTCCCGCACGAACGCGCGGACGGCGGCGAGCACCTCGGCGAGGTCGCTCTCCCCCAGGCCCGACCCGGAACTCGTCATACCTGGATCAGCCGGGAGAGGTTGCCGCCGAGGATGAGGGCCTTCTCCTCCTCGGTGAGGTCGGTCAGCTCACTGAAGAAGCCGGCCGGGTCGGCCAGGCCCTCCGGGTGCGGGTAGTCGGAGCCGAACAGGACGCGCTCCACGCCGAGCAGGCCGGCGAGCTCGGCCATGTTCTCCTCCCAGAACGGGCTGACGTGGATGTTGCGCCGCAGCACCGACACCGGCTCCTCGGGGAACAGGTGCGGGTGCTTCTTGTAGGCGTTCTTCAGCGACTTGATCAGCGGGGCGACCCAGTCCGCGCCGTTCTCGACGATGGCCACCTTCAGCCTCGGGAACCGGGACAGCGCACCGTGGCAGATCAGCGCGGAGACGGTGTCCTCGATCGGGCGCCACTGGCTGATCATCCGGAAGGCGTCGGGCTGGAAGGGCAGGTACTCGCGGTTGGCGCCCTCCCAGTCCTGGGTGTAGCGGTTGTAGCCGCTGTCGGACGAGTGGAACGCGACCAGCACGCCGGACTCCTCGACCCGCTTCCAGAACGGGTCGAACTCGGGCAGCCCAGGGGAGCGGGAGCCGCCGGGGCCGGGCACCGGCGCGGGCCGGATGAGGATCGCGCGCGCTCCGCGCTCCAGCACCCACTCGAGCTCCTCGATCGCCTTCTCGACGATCGGCAGGGTGATGACCGGAGTGGAGAAGATCCGGTTCTCGTAGTTGAACTGCCAGGTCTCGTACATCCACTCGTTGAGCGCGTGGATGACGACGTGGGTCAGCTCGACGTCGTCCCGCATGCGCTCCTCGAGCAGGCTCGCCAGGGTCGGGAACATCAGCGAGCGCTCGATGCCCTGCTCGTCGAGCAGGGCCAGTCGCGACACCGGCTCCCGGAAGGCCGGGATGGACCGCATCGGCTTGCCGATGATCTCCCGGTACGACTTGCCCTCCGGGTTGCCGTTGCGGAAGTAGTCCTCCTGCGCCCCCGGCCGCGCGACGACCTCGAACGTGGGGTTGGGGATGTAGTCGCTGATCTGCCCCTTGACGGCGATCTTGGTCCGGCCGTCGACCTGCACGTAGCGGATCGCCGACCGGTACCGCTCGGGCAGGAACTTGGTGAACGCCTCTTCGGTCTCGTACATGTGGTTGTCCGCATCGAAAATCGGATACGGGGACACACTCGACGGCATGGAGATCCTTCCCTGGCTGGTCCGCCGGCTCACCGGCCGGCTGATCTGCTGATCTGCCGGCCCGAGGCGGTGGTTCGTCGCGGTCGTGGTCACGGTGGCGGTAGCAGCGCGTACACACCGTCACGCAACGGGCCGCAGCCGATACCAGTAAGCTATATGCAATGTTGACGTCAATATAGGAAACTGCCAACCTCGAAGCAACGTCGACATTCGTGTGATCTCCAGGGAGTGACGTGAGCGAGCGCGAGGAACCGAGCAGTCCGCTGATCGTCGAGGCCCGCGGTGCGGTGCGAGTCGTGACGCTGAACCGCCCCGACGCCTACAACGCCGCCGACGAGAGCCTGCACCGCGCGCTCGCCGAGCTGTGGCCGGCGCTCGCCGCGGACCCGGACATCCGCGCCGTCGTCCTCACCGGCGCCGGTGGCGCCTTCTCCGCCGGGGGCGACCTCGGCCTGCTCGACCGCATGGTCCGCGATCCGCGGCTGCGGGCCGACGTGATGGCGGAGGCCGCCGACATCGTCCGTGGGATGACCTCCGTGCGGGTTCCCATCGTCAGCGCCGTCAACGGCCCCGCGGTGGGGCTCGGCTGCAGCCTGGCCTCCATGAGCGACCTCGTCGTCGTCGAGGAGCAGGCGTACTTCGCCGACCCGCACGTCATGCTGGGCCTGGTCGCCGCCGACGGCGGTGCGCTGATGTGGCCACAGCTCACCAGCCTGCTGCGCGCCAAGGAGTTCATCCTGCTCGGCGACCGGATCCCGGCACAGGAGGCACTGGCACTGGGGCTGGCGAACCGGGTCGTGGCGAAGGGCACCGCCCTGTCGACCGCACTGGAGCTCGCGGACCGCATCGCCGCGCTGCCGCCGCAGGCTGTCATCGCGAGCAAGGCGCTGCTCAACGACGGCATCCGGCGGGCCGTCGAGGGGCTGCTGACCACCGCGCTCGACAGCGAGACCGCGTCCTTCGACGAGCCCGCGTTCCAGCGCAACCTGGCCCGGATGCTGAGCCGGACCGGATCGGCCTGACATGGGGACGGCCGTGGGGAACAAGCCCGGACCGGACCAGCCGCGCGACCCGTCCGCCCAGCCGGCCCTCGGCGGGCCGGGGCCGGTGTCGCCGGGGCTGGCATCGACGGAACTGGCGTCGCCGGGAGTGGCGTCGCCGGGAGTGGCGTCGCCGAGACGGGTGCCGCCGGAGCTGGCGGCGCGCTACCGGGCGGATGGCCAGTGGGACGGCCGCGGCCTGGCCGACGGTGTCGAGGCAACCGCGGCCCGGCGACCGGGCGCGCTGGCGCTCGCGGACAACGAGCGAGCGCTGACCGGCGCCCAGCTCGCCGCGGCCGTCGCCGCCGGGGTGGACCTGCTCGCCGAGCACGGAATGCGGGCCGGTGACGGCGTCGTGCTCGTCAGCGGCAACACCCGCCACGGGGTGATCGCCTACCACGCGCTGCTGCGGGCCGGGGCCACCGTGGTCGTGCTCGACCGGCGCTGCGGGGCCGCGGAGGTGCGCCACGCGCTGGCCGTGCTGCCGTCCCGGCCCTTCGTCATCGTGCCCACCGGGGAACGGGACCGCCTCGGCGAGGCCCTGGCCACCGCCGACGTCCTGGCCCTCGACCTCTTCGACGGGCCTGCCACGGCCGGCGACCCGCCGGCGGTGCGGTGGGCCGAGCCGGACCGGGACCGGCCGGCGGTGATCCTGTTCAGCTCGGGCACCACCGGCCGACCGAAGGGCGTGCTCCACTCGCTCAACACCCTCACCGCCGGTGCCGCGAACATGGCGCGCATCACCTCCGCCGACGACAGCGCCGTCGTGTTCCTCGTCAGCCCGCTGACCAGCATCACCGGCCTGATGCAGCTGCATCTCGCGGCCGACCAGGGCGGTGCGCTCGTGCTGGAGGACCGGTTCGAGCCGGCGGCGACCCTGCGGCGGCTGAACGACGTCGGCGCGACGCTGCTCGGTGGTGCGCCGGTCATCGCCGAACGGCTGCTCGCCGCCGCGACCCGCGCGAAGCCGAGCACCGACACCGCCAGCGGCTCCGGTACCGCCAGTGGCTCCGGTACTGACGGCGGCACCGGTACTGACGGCGACACCGGGGGTGACGCCGAGGCCGACTCCGGTGACGGCGTCGGTATCGGCCTGCGGACGCTCGCGCTGGGTGGCTCGATGCTGCCGCGCCCGCTGCTCGAGCTGGCGTCGCGCACGTTCGGCATCGAGATCGCCCGGGTCTACGGCTCCTCCGAGGCGCCGAACTTCTCCGGGAGCCTGCCCTCCGACGAACTGGAGCGCCGGCTGGCGGACGACGGCGCGCTCATGCCCGGCGGCGAGGTACGCGTCGGGTCCGCCGCCCACCCCCGGGAAGGCCTGCTGCGAGGGCCGAGCGTCTTCCTCGGCTACCTCGACCCGGCCGACGACGAGGCCGCCTTCGAGGGCGACTGGTACCGCAGCGGCGACCAGATCGACACCGACTCCGGCCGGCTCACCATCGTCGGGCGGCTCAAGGAGGTCGTGAACCGCAACGGCCTGAAGATCGCGCTCAGCGAGATCGACGCCGCCGTGCAGGGCCTGGCGGGGGTGACCGAGTTCGCGTCCTTCGGGCTTCCCGACGCCACGACCGGCGAGCGGCTCGCGGTCGCGGTCGTCGTGGCGGACGGTGCCACCGTCACGCTGGACGACGTCCTGACGCATCTGCGCGCCGGTGGTCTCGCCACCCGCAAGCTGCCTGAGCAGCTGGTCCGCTGGGACGGACCACTCCCCCGGACCGCCTCGGGAAAGATCGTGCGCTCCACCCTCGCCCGCGACGCGGCGGCACACCCCGGCGATCTCGCGGAACGGCTGCACGACCACCCGCGCTGAGCACAGCAGGACTGGGACAGCGGGCTGGGACAGCGGGGCTGACGCCGGCCGGGCCGTCCGGGCCCGCCGGCGACACGCCGAAAGTTACGATCATCGCCGCGTCAACCGTTGCCAACGCCACATCTACAATATCGACGTCGAACTGAATGTTCGTGCACCATGACACGGACGTCCCGGGAGGGGACTGGTGCGATCCGGCCACCGAGGCCGGGCCTCCCTGACCCGTCACTGGTCACCAGGTTCCGGCACCGCCGGCCGAGCCGGTTGACATACGCCACGAGGAGCCGCCGTGCCGGAGCACACGCAACACGGGACCGCCACCCCCATCGCCCCCCGCCCGGCCCGCGACGACCAGGAGGTCGGCAAGCGGCGCGGCACCGGCCGCACCCGCCGCGGCCGCCAGACCCGCAGCCAGCTCGTCGACGCCGCCCGCACCGTGTTCGAGCGCGACGGCTTCCTGCACGCCCGGGTCGCCGACATCTGCGACCTGGCCGGCTTCTCGCACGGCTCCTTCTACACGTACTTCGTGTCCAAGGAAGAGATCTTCCGCGAGGTCGTCGACTCCGTGGAACTCGACCTGCTCAGTCCCGAGCCCTCCACCTCGACGGCCGACCCGGTCGAGCGGATCCGCGCCGCGAACCGGCACTACCTCGAGACGTACGCGACCAGCGCCAAGATCATGCACGTCATCCAGCAGGTCGCGACCTTCGACGAGGACGTCCACAAGATCCGCCTGCAGCGTCACGAGGTCTTCGCCCGCTCCATCGAACGCCGGGTCGCCTCCATGCAGGACGCCGGCATCGCGGACCGCACCGTCGACCCCGCCTACGCCGCGCAGGCCCTCGGCGGCATGGTCGCCTACTTCGCCGACCTGCTGTTCAACACCGACAACAGCGCCGGCTTCACCCTCGACAACGCGGTCGAGCAGCTCACGATCCTGTGGGCGAACGCGCTCGGAGTCCGCGCGAGCGACTGACGCGCCCGCTCCCCCAACCGGCACCCGCCCGGCCCGACCCGGCCCGACCCGACCCGGCCCGGCCGGCCCGCCCGGCCCGGCCCGGCCCGCCCGAAGAGTGAAGGATTCTGGTCGTGCCGGCGACCAAAATCCTTCACTCTTGCTCGGCAGCGGGAAAACTCGAAGCCACAGCCCAGAGGAGCTGAGGATTTTGGCTGTGCCGACGACCGGGATCCTCAGCTCGTGCTCGGCAGCAGCGGCTGCGGCAGTCGCGGCGCGGTCCACAGCGCCGCCGCGGTCGTGTCGTCGTCCGCCTCACGCAGCCAGGCTCCGAGGCCGTGGGTCAGCTCGGCCGACGTGCCCAGCAGCGCGTCGAGGGCAAGCACCCGACTGTGGAAATGGTGGTGGGTGTGCTCGCTGGTGAACCCGATCCCGCCCAGCACCTGCAGCGCCCGCTCGCAGACCCGCCGGCCGTTGCGGCCCGCCAGCGCCTTGACGACCTCGTCGTGGCGGGGCGGCGCCGCCTCCACCCCGTCGAGGGCCGCCGCGGCGGTGGTGACCTTCTCCAGGGCGACGCAGTCGGTCTGCGCCCAGGCCAGCAGATGGCGCACGGCCTGGAAGGTGCCGATCGGCCGGCCGAACTGCTCGCGGGTGCGGGCGTAGGCCACGGCGAGCGCGAGCGCGCCCTCGGCCGCGCCCAGGATCTCCAGGGCGGCCGCGAGACGTCCGAGGAACCGGGCGCGGGCCCTGGCGACGGCGGCGTGCTCCTCGTCGACCGTGGGAACCCAGTGCGCCGGCCCGTGGATCACCTCATGGAGCTCGAGGCGCCCGCTCACGGCCACCGGCCACAGTTCGACCTCGTCGGCCGGGACCACCGCGGCCCCGTGCCCGGGCCGGTCGATGAGCAGCGCCGTGCCAGCCATGCCGATCGCGCCGGCCGGGTCCGCGACATCCCCCACGACCATCAGCCGCTCGCCCCGACGGGCCGAGGTACGGCTGATCGTCGCGACGGCGGCGTCGGGGGGCAGGCCAGCCGCAGCGAGGAACGGCTGGGCCAGCAGGGCACCGAGCGCACGGGTGCCGGCCAGCTCCCGGCCCTGGGCGCGGAAGAGCGTCAGCGCGGCGACGCGGGCGTCACGGTCGTCCAGCTCGGGCAACAGGTCGAACCACCCCAGCTCCCGCAGCGGGTCATTGCGGGTGCCCGGACCGCCGTCAACCACGCCGGCGCCGTCCGGGCTGGCGTCGGCCTGGGCGCGCAGGGCCAGGCAGGCCGCGTCGAGGAACTCCTGGTCGGCCTGTTCCTGCAGGTCCCCGACGTCACCGCCGCCGGTCATGGCAGCTGGAGGATCTGCTTGGCGATGGTGTCGAGCTGCATCTGCTGAGATCCTCCGTAGACGGTGACGATGCGGGAGAACAGGTAGTCCTGCCGGCACACCGCGGTGTGATCATCGTTCGGCGCGACGGCGAGGTCGGGGACGCTCGCCAGTGTCCAGTCGTTGACCGCCTGCTCGCTGGCGGCGAGCATCAGCTTCACGAACGCGGCTCGCGGGCCGAGCGTGCCGCCGGCGGCATGGGCCCGCACCGCCGCACCGCTGGCGGCCCGGACGGCCGCCAGGTCGAGCAGCGCGTTGCCGAGCAGCGCGTCGCCGGCCGGTGTGCCCTGGTCCCGGTTCTCGAGCAGCTGCCGGTTCAGGAAGCTGTGCCGGTACCAGCCGAAGGTGCCCCGCTCATGGGCCAGGATGTGCATCGCCACCCGCCAGCCGCCGCCCAGCTCGCCCACCAGCCGCTCCGGCCCGACGGGGACCTCGTCGAACGTGACCTCCGCGAGCTCGTCGGTGCCGTTGGCCTGCTCGATCGGCCGGACCTCGACACCCGGGTGCTCCAGGTCGACGACGAACGCGCTCAGCCCGCGGTGGCGCTCCTGTGGCGTCCCGGTGCGCGCGAGGACGAGGCACCATCTCGCGTAGCGCGCCCAGCTCGTCCAGATCTTCCGCCCGGTGATGACGTGACCGCCGTCGACGGCCACCGCGCGCGTGCGGGCGCTGGCGAGGTCGGAGCCCGCCTCCGGCTCGGAGAAGCCCTGCGACCACAGCTGCTCGCCACGCAGGAACCGGGGCAGCAGCTGACCCATGAGGCCCGGGTCGCCCAGGGCGACCAGCGTCGGAGCCAGGATCTCCAGGTGCTCGAACAGGGCCATCGCGGGCAGCCCGTGGCGCGCCAGTACCTCCCACATCGCCGCCCGGTGGCGGATGTCCCCGCCGAGCCCGCCGAGGTGCTCGGGCCAGCCGTAGCGGGCCCATTCCTGGTCGAACAGCACCTGCATGAGCGCGCAGCTCACCGCCACCCGCTGTTCGTAGGACGCGATGGGGCGCGCCGCGGCCTCGAACACGGGCGGCCGGGTGGCCAGCCATGCCTCGAGGGCCGCCCGATACGCATCGACATCTTCACGATACGGATCGCACTCACTGCTCCGCGTTATATGCAACATCGACGTCAATATAGGAACTTTTGGACGCCAAAGCAACGGAACCTTGGACGAACCGCATGTCGGGGAGACCCGCGCTCAAGCTCAGGGAGCGGTCGCTCCAGGATCGGGCTGCCCGCTCCAGGCCAGGGACCTGTGACCCGACAACGGTGACCAGGCGACGGTGTTGCGCCGGGCCGCGTCGACCGGCCGTTACCCGTGGCAGCAATGCTGAGGCCGATGACGGTCGTCCGGCCTGTCAGAGGAGCGGAGGCACCCGACCGGTCACGGCTCCGCTCGCGACGACTCCGTCTCGGCGGCGGGCGCCGTGGCCTGGCGGCCCGCGAGGGTGATGGCCGCGCCGGCAGCGAGGAGCAGGGCGAGCGCCCCGCCGCCAGCGCGGCGGTCGGGCCGAGGAAGGGGCAAGAGCCCGGAACCCGCCCACAGTGCGCGCATCGGCCGGCTCGGAAAGTCCTGCCTGCCCGCCGGACGGGGGCCGGGATACCCCCGTTCGGCCCGGAATGCTGCTTCCGTCTTCCTTTCCGCGCACCTGGATCACGACTTCCCGGCAGATGTTGGCGAAATGACCAGGTCGATACGCCGAGAACC from the Parafrankia irregularis genome contains:
- a CDS encoding acyl-CoA dehydrogenase family protein; amino-acid sequence: MTGGGDVGDLQEQADQEFLDAACLALRAQADASPDGAGVVDGGPGTRNDPLRELGWFDLLPELDDRDARVAALTLFRAQGRELAGTRALGALLAQPFLAAAGLPPDAAVATISRTSARRGERLMVVGDVADPAGAIGMAGTALLIDRPGHGAAVVPADEVELWPVAVSGRLELHEVIHGPAHWVPTVDEEHAAVARARARFLGRLAAALEILGAAEGALALAVAYARTREQFGRPIGTFQAVRHLLAWAQTDCVALEKVTTAAAALDGVEAAPPRHDEVVKALAGRNGRRVCERALQVLGGIGFTSEHTHHHFHSRVLALDALLGTSAELTHGLGAWLREADDDTTAAALWTAPRLPQPLLPSTS
- a CDS encoding enoyl-CoA hydratase/isomerase family protein produces the protein MSEREEPSSPLIVEARGAVRVVTLNRPDAYNAADESLHRALAELWPALAADPDIRAVVLTGAGGAFSAGGDLGLLDRMVRDPRLRADVMAEAADIVRGMTSVRVPIVSAVNGPAVGLGCSLASMSDLVVVEEQAYFADPHVMLGLVAADGGALMWPQLTSLLRAKEFILLGDRIPAQEALALGLANRVVAKGTALSTALELADRIAALPPQAVIASKALLNDGIRRAVEGLLTTALDSETASFDEPAFQRNLARMLSRTGSA
- a CDS encoding amidohydrolase family protein, which produces MPSSVSPYPIFDADNHMYETEEAFTKFLPERYRSAIRYVQVDGRTKIAVKGQISDYIPNPTFEVVARPGAQEDYFRNGNPEGKSYREIIGKPMRSIPAFREPVSRLALLDEQGIERSLMFPTLASLLEERMRDDVELTHVVIHALNEWMYETWQFNYENRIFSTPVITLPIVEKAIEELEWVLERGARAILIRPAPVPGPGGSRSPGLPEFDPFWKRVEESGVLVAFHSSDSGYNRYTQDWEGANREYLPFQPDAFRMISQWRPIEDTVSALICHGALSRFPRLKVAIVENGADWVAPLIKSLKNAYKKHPHLFPEEPVSVLRRNIHVSPFWEENMAELAGLLGVERVLFGSDYPHPEGLADPAGFFSELTDLTEEEKALILGGNLSRLIQV
- a CDS encoding TetR/AcrR family transcriptional regulator, which produces MPEHTQHGTATPIAPRPARDDQEVGKRRGTGRTRRGRQTRSQLVDAARTVFERDGFLHARVADICDLAGFSHGSFYTYFVSKEEIFREVVDSVELDLLSPEPSTSTADPVERIRAANRHYLETYATSAKIMHVIQQVATFDEDVHKIRLQRHEVFARSIERRVASMQDAGIADRTVDPAYAAQALGGMVAYFADLLFNTDNSAGFTLDNAVEQLTILWANALGVRASD
- a CDS encoding acyl-CoA dehydrogenase family protein translates to MLHITRSSECDPYREDVDAYRAALEAWLATRPPVFEAAARPIASYEQRVAVSCALMQVLFDQEWARYGWPEHLGGLGGDIRHRAAMWEVLARHGLPAMALFEHLEILAPTLVALGDPGLMGQLLPRFLRGEQLWSQGFSEPEAGSDLASARTRAVAVDGGHVITGRKIWTSWARYARWCLVLARTGTPQERHRGLSAFVVDLEHPGVEVRPIEQANGTDELAEVTFDEVPVGPERLVGELGGGWRVAMHILAHERGTFGWYRHSFLNRQLLENRDQGTPAGDALLGNALLDLAAVRAASGAAVRAHAAGGTLGPRAAFVKLMLAASEQAVNDWTLASVPDLAVAPNDDHTAVCRQDYLFSRIVTVYGGSQQMQLDTIAKQILQLP
- a CDS encoding acyl-CoA dehydrogenase family protein; this translates as MTSSGSGLGESDLAEVLAAVRAFVRERVVPAEAEIEQTDAIPAELRAEAARMGLFGFAIPAEYGGLGLSMSEEVRLVAELGYTTPSFRSMFGTNNGIAGHVLLEGATEEQKQTYLPKIASGEWTASFALTEEGAGSDPAGLATTAVRKDDGWVINGSKRYITNAPSADVLMVFARTDPAATGGDGISVFMVERATPGVSVAPKDVKMGQAGSLTADVHFDDVRVGSETLVGGEAGEGRGYRTAMRCLAHGRIHIAALCVGMAQRLVDESVAYAASRSQGGQVIGAYQLIQGLLADSATDLYAARALVTQTAAAFDDGSDTRIGPSCAKYFASEAVGRIADRAVQIHGGAGYMRGVPVERFYRDARLFRIYEGTSQIQQLVIARQLLRDAAAPGAAGVRGAS
- a CDS encoding amidohydrolase family protein, with product MKTEDMVLVSIDDHVVEPPDMFVRHVPAKWADQAPKVVTTEEGFQSWEFNGNRTGTLSLNAVVSWPAEEWGLDPAGYPEMRPGAYDIHERVRDMDRNGIFGSMCFPTFPGFSAGNLGRGRNELAHVMVQAYNDWHIDEWAAAYPGRFIPLALLPTWDTQLMVAEIRRISAKGCPAVSMPELPHIEGLPSYHDLDHWGPVFAALAETGTVMCLHIGQGFGALKQPSDAPIDNFIILATQVSTLAAQDLLWGPAMRDYPALKIAWSEAGIGWIPFYLSRCDRHYTNQKWLRRDFGGKLPSEVFREHSLACYVTDPVALKVRHDIGIDIIAWECDYPHSDSIWPDAPEQVMAEMVGAGASDEDIDKITWQNSCRFFDWDPFRGLPREQVTVGALRAKATDVDTAVRPRKEWAELYRQRHATAAG
- a CDS encoding class I adenylate-forming enzyme family protein, with product MGTAVGNKPGPDQPRDPSAQPALGGPGPVSPGLASTELASPGVASPGVASPRRVPPELAARYRADGQWDGRGLADGVEATAARRPGALALADNERALTGAQLAAAVAAGVDLLAEHGMRAGDGVVLVSGNTRHGVIAYHALLRAGATVVVLDRRCGAAEVRHALAVLPSRPFVIVPTGERDRLGEALATADVLALDLFDGPATAGDPPAVRWAEPDRDRPAVILFSSGTTGRPKGVLHSLNTLTAGAANMARITSADDSAVVFLVSPLTSITGLMQLHLAADQGGALVLEDRFEPAATLRRLNDVGATLLGGAPVIAERLLAAATRAKPSTDTASGSGTASGSGTDGGTGTDGDTGGDAEADSGDGVGIGLRTLALGGSMLPRPLLELASRTFGIEIARVYGSSEAPNFSGSLPSDELERRLADDGALMPGGEVRVGSAAHPREGLLRGPSVFLGYLDPADDEAAFEGDWYRSGDQIDTDSGRLTIVGRLKEVVNRNGLKIALSEIDAAVQGLAGVTEFASFGLPDATTGERLAVAVVVADGATVTLDDVLTHLRAGGLATRKLPEQLVRWDGPLPRTASGKIVRSTLARDAAAHPGDLAERLHDHPR